The Thalassomonas actiniarum genome contains the following window.
CGGCTGGCAACGCCAGAATGATTTTGTCAGTGTTCAACAATCATTAGAAACCGCGTTATCTAAAATCGCGGATGAGCCGATAGAAGTCATTTGTGCCGGTCGTACCGATACCGGAGTGAATGCCACCAACCAGGTGGTGCACTTTGATACCGATAAGATCAGAAAAGATGTCGCCTGGACATTAGGTACCAATACTCATTTGCCTAAAGATATTGCCGTTAGCTGGGTCAAAGTAGTCAGTGATGAATTTCACGCGCGTTTTAGCGCCACAGCCCGCCGTTATCGCTATATTATTCACAATAATAATCTGCGTTCGGCCATTCTCAGCAGCGGCTTGAGCTTTTGTCATTATCCGTTAGACGAAAAGCTGATGCATGAAGCGGCGCAGTATCTGATCGGCCGGCATGATTTTGACTCTTTCCGTACCGTACATTGCCAGTCACATTCGCCGATCAGAACTTTGATGCATTGTAATGTCAGCCGCCAGGGGCACTATGTCATTATTGATATTAAGGCCAATGCCTTTTTACATCATATGGTCAGAAATATCGCCGGCAGTTTGATGAGAGTAGGGCAAGGGTTAGAGCCGGTGACCTGGATCAAAGAAGTGCTTGAAGCTAAAAACCGGTGTGTTGCCGGTATCACTGCACCCTCGGGCGGTTTGTACTTTGTTGACGTGGATTACCCCGAAGCGTTTGATATCCCGAAAAGAGATCTTGGTCCTTTGTTTTTAAAATAATGTTTTTAGGATGATGTTTATTTGCGCATAAAAACACAAAACAGACCAGTTTTTTGTAGGTAACATACGCTAAACTATGGTTTAATTCTCGGTTATATTTGTTTTTATTAATTAAAAGACGTTTGTTGATTGTTATTTCAGCAAAACGTCGACACTTTTTCTCGTTGCAACAGGCAAAAAATTAAATTATGAGCTGGATAGAAAAAATTCTCCCGAAAGCGAAAGCGACACAAAAGCGCAATATTCCCGAAGGTGTTTGGAGCAAATGTGGCTCCTGTAACGCCGTGCTGTATAAAGTTGAATTAGACCGTCAAATGTCGGTATGTCCTAAGTGCGATCACCATATGCGCATCAGCGCCCGAAACCGTATTGACGGTTTCCTGGATCAGGGAGAGCGCCTTGAGCTTGGTGAAGAGTTTGAAGCACAGGATATCTTAAAGTTTAAAGACTCCAAGCGTTATAAAGACAGATTAAGCTCGGCACAAAAAAATACCGGGGAAAAAGATGCTTTAGTGGTGATGAAAGGCGAATTGCACGGCATGCCGATAGTTGCTGCTGCTTTTGAATTTTCTTTCTTAGGCGGCTCTATGGCTTCTGTGGTCGGTGCGCGTTTTGTTAAAGGCGTGGAATACTGCCTGGAGCATAACTTACCGTTTGTGTGTTTTTCTG
Protein-coding sequences here:
- the truA gene encoding tRNA pseudouridine(38-40) synthase TruA, producing the protein MRYALGVEYDGKNYYGWQRQNDFVSVQQSLETALSKIADEPIEVICAGRTDTGVNATNQVVHFDTDKIRKDVAWTLGTNTHLPKDIAVSWVKVVSDEFHARFSATARRYRYIIHNNNLRSAILSSGLSFCHYPLDEKLMHEAAQYLIGRHDFDSFRTVHCQSHSPIRTLMHCNVSRQGHYVIIDIKANAFLHHMVRNIAGSLMRVGQGLEPVTWIKEVLEAKNRCVAGITAPSGGLYFVDVDYPEAFDIPKRDLGPLFLK
- the accD gene encoding acetyl-CoA carboxylase, carboxyltransferase subunit beta, translating into MSWIEKILPKAKATQKRNIPEGVWSKCGSCNAVLYKVELDRQMSVCPKCDHHMRISARNRIDGFLDQGERLELGEEFEAQDILKFKDSKRYKDRLSSAQKNTGEKDALVVMKGELHGMPIVAAAFEFSFLGGSMASVVGARFVKGVEYCLEHNLPFVCFSASGGARMQEALFSLMQMAKTSAALAKMSEKGLPYISVLTDPTMGGVSASLAMLGDVNVAEPKALIGFAGPRVIEQTVREKLPEGFQRSEFLLEKGAIDLIVDRREMRGTLARLLGKFMGHTSPVQ